The following nucleotide sequence is from Deltaproteobacteria bacterium.
TATAACCTGAACAGGATAAAAGAAGTAAATTTTGAAGTTAGTGACAAATTAAGTGCGGAGGACATCAAGAGGCATGATGTAACGGTTCAAAATATCAGGATCTGGGACGAGCGTCCTTTACTTCAAACCTATAGGCAGATTCAAACCATACGGCTGTATTACGATTTCAACAATGTAGACGTAGATCGTTATATGATCAATAACCAATATCGACAGGTCATGTTGGCCACCCGGGAGTTGGTGGTAAATCAACTTCCTCCCCAGGCAAATACCTGGGTCAATAGGCACCTCATCTACACCCATGGCTTCGGATTGGCCTTAAGCCCGGTCAATGAAGTGACCAGCGAAGGACTGCCCCGCCTCTTTATCAAAGACGTGCCGCCTTCCTTTGAACCTGACCTGAAGATAGAGCGCCCCGAGATCTATTATGGAGAAAAAACGGATGAGTATGTTCTTGTAAAGACGAAGACCGAGGAATTTGATTACCCCAAGGGAGACAAGAATGTCTATACTATCTATCAGGGAAGGGGAGGTGTCCCTATCAAATCTTTTTTCAGAAGGTTTTTATTTGCCGTTGAATTCCTGGATCCCCAGATACTATTTACCACTTACTTAAGTCCAGAGAGTAGAATAATGTATAACCGCCGGATTGGCAGGCGGGTGCGTTTGATTGCCCCCTTTCTCGATTATGACGGTGATCCGTACCTGGTTGTCTCCGGGGGAAAGATCTATTGGATTCAAGATGCCTACACGACATCTGATATGTATCCCTATTCTCAACGATCTTATGGCCGTTTTAGAAATAAGGGACTAAACTACATCCGGAATTCAGTCAAGGTAACCATCGATGCCTATAATGGGGATGTAGCTTTCTACATTATTGATGAAAAAGATCCTATTGTTAAAACCTATTCGAGTATATTCCCTGATCTGTTTAAGCCTTTCAATGAAATGCCTGCTGATCTGAAAAAGCACATCCGTTACCCCAAGGACCTCTTTGAAATCCAAGCGGATACATACACGAAATATCACATGGAAGATGTCCAGGTCTTCTATAACCAGGAAGATCTCTGGCAAACCCCTGATGAGTTGTATGGTGATAGCCGACAAGAAATAGAACCTTATTATATCATTATGAAACTGCCCGAAGAGGAAAAGGAGGAGTTTCTTCTGATGATCCCTTTCACCCCTTCCAAGAAGGATAATATGATTGCCTGGCTGGCGGCCAGAAGTGACCTGCCCGATTACGGGAATCTGTTAGTCTACAAACTGCCCAAGGAAAAACTGGTCTATGGACCGATGCAGATTGAAGCCAGGGTGGATCAGCAAACGGAGATCTCCCGCGAGTTGAGCTTATGGGGCCAGAGAGGTTCCAGGGTCATCAGGGGCAATCTTTTGGCCATTCCCATCAGTAATACATTTATCTATGTGGAACCGGTTTACCTGGAAGCAATACAGGAAGAAAGCAAATTGGCCTCAACAGGATTACCTCAACCGAAAAGTCCTGCAAAACCCCGCAGAGGAGGTATGCCGGTTGCTTCACAGCAGAAAAAATCAACGGCCGCTGCCTTGCCGGAATTAAAAAGGGTTATTGTCGCTTTTGGCAATCGCATAATTATGGAGGAAAATCTTGATAAGGCCTTAAGCAGTGTATTGGGTGGGCAAATATTGCCCAAACAATTGGCTTCCCGATCTATTGCTCAGACTCGGGGTATTTCTAATCTAGGAGAGTTGGCCCTGCAACATTACAACAAAGCCAAGGATTACTTGCGCCAAGGGAATTGGGCTGAATACGGGATGGAACTGGAAAACCTAGGGAAAATCCTGAAAGAAATATCTGGCATAAAGAAGGAAAAGAAATAATGAGAGGCAATCTCAAGGAATCAGAGTGATCGGGCCGAATTACTGAGATGGCAATTCGGCCCAAACTGTCATGCCGATGTCTTTTCATCAAGTCTGCAACCGATTATTCTACATAACCATGAAATCAAGATCCTCGGGGTAGTGTGTGCGGTAATCCGGAAATACAAGTATCACTGAACACATGGGAGGGGAGGTGGCGTTACCCCCCTATGTAAACTCCCCTTCCAGTTCTCTTTATCTTCTTCAGCTTGAACGCCCTAGTAACAATATTCCTGACCTTCTTTTCATCAAACCCCGTTTTTTTCATTACTCCGGGAACATCAACGCCTTTCTTGGCCCTTGTGATGATCTGGAGTACCTGATCTGTGGCGGTTGGTTTCGCGGCTTTCGTTTTGGAAGAGGCCTTCTTCTTCGCAATAGTCTTCTTCGTAATAGTCTTCTTCGCAACAGTCTTCTTAAGAACAGTCTTTTTCGCCTTTGCCTTGGGTTTAGCCTTAGCTTTCACTTTTTTCGCAGCAACCTGAGCCTTTTCGAGGTTGTCGACCTTTTTCGCCAATGATTCAGTGTTCTTTACCAGTGCCTTGAGTTGCTTGGTCACCGCTTGGAGATCTTTCTTGAGCTTTCCCATAATCGCTTGCCTCCGTGTTTGGTTACTCGACTATTTGTGATCAACTTTTTCTTTCAACTCATTGCCACATTTGAAAAAGGGGAGCTTCTTGGGCGGCACCTGGCTGTGAGCACCAGTC
It contains:
- a CDS encoding UPF0182 family protein; its protein translation is MSKRLTIGLGLVAVLLLWSGVSIYPDWLWFENLDLAPVFWTMLLSKFGFGSLVWLLLILIICLNLYAAKRLNPGDGPGVAFKGADGSVSQLGLSGRALNSLLMAFVLIVSFIVASKGSYQWDLLLRYLYQQPFGSMDPIFNRDIGFYLFSLPFYIFLRNGFLVLFIVAGLVTMGSYLKDGALQIEGEFSQAEGVPASLPKITIAPQAKKHLIFLGGIIVLLLAWGCHLKVYGLLYSTQGPAFGASYIDVHIKALAYKVLIVVSLGFAFVLFFSAFKFRPKVVWLGVGIWIGSVLLFATVLPMLLQKFVVKPNELAKESPYIAYNINYTRKAYNLNRIKEVNFEVSDKLSAEDIKRHDVTVQNIRIWDERPLLQTYRQIQTIRLYYDFNNVDVDRYMINNQYRQVMLATRELVVNQLPPQANTWVNRHLIYTHGFGLALSPVNEVTSEGLPRLFIKDVPPSFEPDLKIERPEIYYGEKTDEYVLVKTKTEEFDYPKGDKNVYTIYQGRGGVPIKSFFRRFLFAVEFLDPQILFTTYLSPESRIMYNRRIGRRVRLIAPFLDYDGDPYLVVSGGKIYWIQDAYTTSDMYPYSQRSYGRFRNKGLNYIRNSVKVTIDAYNGDVAFYIIDEKDPIVKTYSSIFPDLFKPFNEMPADLKKHIRYPKDLFEIQADTYTKYHMEDVQVFYNQEDLWQTPDELYGDSRQEIEPYYIIMKLPEEEKEEFLLMIPFTPSKKDNMIAWLAARSDLPDYGNLLVYKLPKEKLVYGPMQIEARVDQQTEISRELSLWGQRGSRVIRGNLLAIPISNTFIYVEPVYLEAIQEESKLASTGLPQPKSPAKPRRGGMPVASQQKKSTAAALPELKRVIVAFGNRIIMEENLDKALSSVLGGQILPKQLASRSIAQTRGISNLGELALQHYNKAKDYLRQGNWAEYGMELENLGKILKEISGIKKEKK